A stretch of the Rosa rugosa chromosome 5, drRosRugo1.1, whole genome shotgun sequence genome encodes the following:
- the LOC133709809 gene encoding ethanolamine-phosphate cytidylyltransferase-like isoform X1 yields the protein MRCIRGRSKALQEPSGCFTHHKKRREERREKRRHKASITQRYNLFIVIISKIKSFLDLAHHIHSFIPSSKIFLILIPFCPAFIFSGFVSPLSKLFDKVGNMEYETNNWIWDGVYNHPHVFGGLMLTAALLGLSTSYFGGISVPQLPYLWSDSGIFHKKKSEKKRIRVYMDGCFDLMHYGHANALRQAKALGDELVVGVVSDEEIIANKGPPVLSMEERLALVSGLKWVDEVIASAPYEITEQFMNRLFNEHRIDYIIHGDDPCLLPDGTDAYALAKKAGRYKQIKRTEGVSSTDIVGRILSSLKETNNTSSHGDPCEESQSKSAQLSQFLPTSRRIVQFSNGKAPGPNARIVYIDGAFDLFHAGHVEILKNARQLGDFLLVGIHNDHTVSEHRGKHPIMHLHERSLGVLGCRYVDEVIIGAPWEITMDMITTFNISLVVRGTVSEYNSSFTGESDPYSVPKSMGIFQVLESPKDITTTSVSQRIIANHDAYLKRNARKTASEKKYYEQKKYVSGD from the exons atgaGATGTATTAGAGGACGAAGCAAAGCTTTGCAAGAACCTTCGGGTTGTTTCACACACCACAaaaagaggagagaagagagaagagagaagaggaggCACAAAGCTTCTATTACACAAAGGTATAACCTTTTTATTGTTATCATctcaaaaatcaaatctttcttAGATCTGGCTCaccacattcattcattcattccatCCTCAAAAATCTTTCTGATTTTGATTCCATTTTGCCCAG CCTTTATATTTTCAGGTTTTGTGTCTCCTCTGAGTAAGTTATTTGATAAAGTAGGCAACATGGAGTATGAGACTAACAACTGGATTTGGGATGGAGTGTATAACCACCCACATGTCTTTGGTGGTCTAATGCTCACGGCTGCCTTGCTCGGCTTGTCCACGAGctattttggtggaatttcGGTTCCTCAGTTGCCTTACCTATGGTCTGATTCGGGGATTTTCCATAAGAAGAAATCTGAGAAGAAGCGCATTCGGGTGTACATGGATGGGTGCTTTGATCTCATGCACTACGGCCATGCCAATGCTCTGAGGCAAGCCAAGGCTCTGGGGGATGAGTTAGTGGTTGGGGTTGTTAGTGACGAAGAGATCATTGCCAATAAAGGTCCCCCTGTTTTATCCATGGAAGAGAG ACTGGCTCTTGTTAGCGGGTTGAAGTGGGTGGATGAAGTCATAGCCAGCGCTCCTTATGAAATCACTGAACAATTCATGAACAGACTCTTCAATGAGCATAGAATTGACTATATCATACATGGCGATGATCCTTGCCTGCTTCCAGATGGAACTGATGCCTATGCCTTGGCAAAGAAAGCTGGCCGCTACAAACAGATCAAACGCACTGAAGGTGTCTCCAGCACCGATATTGTAG GGAGGATACTTTCTTCTTTAAAGGAGACAAATAATACATCTTCACATGGAGACCCTTGTGAAGAAAGTCAATCCAAGAGCGCCCAATTATCTCAATTTCTGCCAACATCCCGACGAATTGTGCAATTCTCCAATGGAAAG gctcCTGGACCAAATGCTCGTATTGTGTACATTGATGGGGCATTTGATCTCTTCCATGCTGGACATGTTGAG ATTCTGAAGAATGCTAGGCAGCTTGGAGACTTTTTACTAGTTGGCATCCACAATGATCACACTGTGAG TGAACACAGAGGCAAGCATCCAATAATGCATTTACATGAACGTAGTCTTGGTGTGTTGGGTTGCCGCTATGTTGATGAGGTCATCATTGGTGCTCCTTGGGAAATTACCATGGATATG ATAACAACTTTCAACATTTCATTGGTAGTGCGTGGGACAGTTTCTGAGTACAACTCCTCGTTTACT GGTGAAAGTGATCCTTATTCTGTTCCCAAGAGCATGGGGATTTTCCAAGTACTTGAAAGCCCAAAAGATATAACAACAACATCAGTATCTCAGAGGATAATTGCAAATCATGATGCTTACTTG AAACGCAACGCCAGGAAAACAGCAAGTGAAAAGAAATACTACGAACAGAAGAAATATGTTTCAGGGGACTAG
- the LOC133713135 gene encoding uncharacterized protein LOC133713135, which translates to MAGYFVSEAMQRNMTTKKRKEVGQLDQVNDHFSDFSLSSPARKIRRLDAQLPPILEEEEVEFDPGQMNCNGLVIEELENQERAIVPFNPVNNPILHNPSNVSVSLSPDLISGFKDQFVRSSYHYGMKSDKSEEEEQVNKDQCKAVVPWVPSQQLPPMPAVEVSQSEDRGEPMEDEEMGAAAMEIEESSTSGAAGGAQGTSNGYGGGIWAQWQQQHCMIPQPPQNTSTPITWLQ; encoded by the exons ATGGCAGGCTACTTCGTCTCCGAAGCAATGCAAAGGAACATGACCACCAAGAAGCGTAAGGAAGTGGGGCAGCTCGACCAAGTCAACGACCACTTCTCCGACTTCTCCCTCTCTTCTCCGGCCAGAAAGATTCGCCGTCTG GATGCGCAATTACCACCCATcttggaggaagaggaggttgaATTCGACCCGGGTCAGATGAACTGTAATGGTCTAGTGATTGAGGAGCTCGAAAATCAAGAAAGGGCCATTGTGCCCTTCAACCCTGTAAATAACCCAATTCTCCATAACCCTTCTAATGTCTCCGTCTCTCTTAGTCCTGACTTAATCTCTGGATTCAAGG ACCAATTTGTTCGGTCCAGCTATCATTATGGCATGAAATCCGACAAGAGTGAGGAGGAAGAGCAAGTGAACAAGGACCAATGTAAAGCGGTTGTTCCGTGGGTGCCATCTCAGCAGCTCCCACCTATGCCAGCTGTGGAGGTTTCGCAATCCGAGGATCGAGGAGAGCCAATGGAGGATGAGGAGATGGGCGCAGCGGCAATGGAGATCGAAGAGAGCAGCACATCAGGAGCAGCAGGAGGAGCACAAGGAACAAGCAATGGCTATGGTGGAGGGATTTGGGCGCAGTGGCAGCAACAGCACTGTATGATACCACAGCCTCCACAGAACACATCTACTCCTATCACATGGCTTCAATGA
- the LOC133709809 gene encoding ethanolamine-phosphate cytidylyltransferase-like isoform X3, translating to MRCIRGRSKALQEPSGCFTHHKKRREERREKRRHKASITQRYNLFIVIISKIKSFLDLAHHIHSFIPSSKIFLILIPFCPAFIFSGFVSPLSKLFDKVGNMEYETNNWIWDGVYNHPHVFGGLMLTAALLGLSTSYFGGISVPQLPYLWSDSGIFHKKKSEKKRIRVYMDGCFDLMHYGHANALRQAKALGDELVVGVVSDEEIIANKGPPVLSMEERLALVSGLKWVDEVIASAPYEITEQFMNRLFNEHRIDYIIHGDDPCLLPDGTDAYALAKKAGRYKQIKRTEGVSSTDIVGRILSSLKETNNTSSHGDPCEESQSKSAQLSQFLPTSRRIVQFSNGKAPGPNARIVYIDGAFDLFHAGHVEILKNARQLGDFLLVGIHNDHTVSEHRGKHPIMHLHERSLGVLGCRYVDEVIIGAPWEITMDMVPLSLTLPSLPPLLDCLAHISFIASW from the exons atgaGATGTATTAGAGGACGAAGCAAAGCTTTGCAAGAACCTTCGGGTTGTTTCACACACCACAaaaagaggagagaagagagaagagagaagaggaggCACAAAGCTTCTATTACACAAAGGTATAACCTTTTTATTGTTATCATctcaaaaatcaaatctttcttAGATCTGGCTCaccacattcattcattcattccatCCTCAAAAATCTTTCTGATTTTGATTCCATTTTGCCCAG CCTTTATATTTTCAGGTTTTGTGTCTCCTCTGAGTAAGTTATTTGATAAAGTAGGCAACATGGAGTATGAGACTAACAACTGGATTTGGGATGGAGTGTATAACCACCCACATGTCTTTGGTGGTCTAATGCTCACGGCTGCCTTGCTCGGCTTGTCCACGAGctattttggtggaatttcGGTTCCTCAGTTGCCTTACCTATGGTCTGATTCGGGGATTTTCCATAAGAAGAAATCTGAGAAGAAGCGCATTCGGGTGTACATGGATGGGTGCTTTGATCTCATGCACTACGGCCATGCCAATGCTCTGAGGCAAGCCAAGGCTCTGGGGGATGAGTTAGTGGTTGGGGTTGTTAGTGACGAAGAGATCATTGCCAATAAAGGTCCCCCTGTTTTATCCATGGAAGAGAG ACTGGCTCTTGTTAGCGGGTTGAAGTGGGTGGATGAAGTCATAGCCAGCGCTCCTTATGAAATCACTGAACAATTCATGAACAGACTCTTCAATGAGCATAGAATTGACTATATCATACATGGCGATGATCCTTGCCTGCTTCCAGATGGAACTGATGCCTATGCCTTGGCAAAGAAAGCTGGCCGCTACAAACAGATCAAACGCACTGAAGGTGTCTCCAGCACCGATATTGTAG GGAGGATACTTTCTTCTTTAAAGGAGACAAATAATACATCTTCACATGGAGACCCTTGTGAAGAAAGTCAATCCAAGAGCGCCCAATTATCTCAATTTCTGCCAACATCCCGACGAATTGTGCAATTCTCCAATGGAAAG gctcCTGGACCAAATGCTCGTATTGTGTACATTGATGGGGCATTTGATCTCTTCCATGCTGGACATGTTGAG ATTCTGAAGAATGCTAGGCAGCTTGGAGACTTTTTACTAGTTGGCATCCACAATGATCACACTGTGAG TGAACACAGAGGCAAGCATCCAATAATGCATTTACATGAACGTAGTCTTGGTGTGTTGGGTTGCCGCTATGTTGATGAGGTCATCATTGGTGCTCCTTGGGAAATTACCATGGATATG GTACCCCTCTCTCTAACTTTACCTTCACTCCCTCCCTTGCTCGATTGTCTTGCACATATTTCATTCATTGCATCTTGGTAG
- the LOC133709424 gene encoding uncharacterized protein LOC133709424: protein MGSKSKRKKQLPESSDDDSPSSSPSSSDDSDRSSKRRRRHRHRSDDGSRREKERRREKREKRRSKREARRSKSKTKTKTKKKKKRDYDSGSGSSSGGGDSEPERSRIEPQEVLRDLFSEFPNVGDDLKQLLQMIDSGQAVDIKGISERSLIKHLKKLFLSLELKESDGVFVLPSNVRPTLEVVGVMIPVSVDLKSSLNEMHSEQWDQEYKQVVGDDNMASPCPEDNVAGPNRRVIGPAMPSAELLAAAAKLTEAHAELREVELEEDAGMFIGPPPPAVVAEVESANEAERFEEVTRIIDAEENSPYDVLGANQNMAPENIKKRYWKMSLLVHPDKCSHPQAQQAFVKLNKAFKDLQDPEKRKVLDEKIKLKEEHEKFKVELRAMREAAQWRKLQGISMEGDDELLADMDVKVAPQRDEWMTTLPPERRPGGMPTQSTKFSSTVKEGRGDTSAWTDTPSDRAQKAKMDYLEAYNEAASLASNEEKKMNSSDADLVDRYNKEKRSKSLVQKHQETASRPKRKSKQPLEKEKKEEWVGKHPWKPWDREKDLTGGRQSVKLDSENMAQGLTSRFSAGSFQRNFL from the exons ATGGGGAGTAAAAGCAAGAGGAAGAAGCAATTGCCGGAATCGAGCGACGATGATTCACCGTCGTCGTCTCCTTCAAGCTCTGACGATTCCGACCGCTCCTCGAAACGGCGTCGTCGCCACCGTCACAGAAGCGACGACGGCtccagaagagagaaagaaaggagaagggagaagagagagaaacggCGAAGTAAGAGAGAGGCGAGGCGGAGCAAATCGAAGACCaagacgaagacgaagaagaagaagaagagggactaTGACTCCGGTTCGGGGTCTTCGAGTGGTGGCGGTGATTCTGAGCCGGAGAGGAGCCGGATTGAGCCGCAAGAGGTTTTGCGAGACTTGTTCAGTGAATTTCCTAATGTTGGCGACGATTTGAAGCAg CTTTTGCAAATGATTGATAGTGGGCAAGCAGTTGATATAAAGGGAATATCTGAAAGATCTTTGATTAAGCATCTAAAGAAGTTATTCCTTTCATTAGAACTCAAGGAAAGTGATGGAGTTTTTGTACTGCCTTCAAATGTTCGTCCCACCTTGgaggttgttggggtcatgatTCCAGTGTCTGTAGATCTTAAATCTTCATTAAATGAGATGCATTCAGAACAATGGGATCAGGAATACAAACAAGTGGTTGGTGATGATAATATGGCATCGCCATGTCCGGAGGATAATGTTGCTGGTCCTAACAGAAG GGTAATTGGCCCTGCAATGCCATCGGCCGAGCTACTTGCTGCTGCAGCCAAACTGACAGAGGCACATGCCGAGCTCAG GGAAGTGGAGTTGGAAGAGGATGCTGGAATGTTTATAGGGCCTCCACCACCTGCTGTTGTTGCTGAAGTTGAATCAGCTAATGAAGCTGAACGGTTTGAAGAG GTCACGAGGATCATAGATGCTGAGGAGAATAGTCCATATGATGTTCTAGGAGCAAACCAAAATATGGCTCCTGAGAACATAAAGAAAAG GTACTGGAAGATGTCTCTTTTGGTGCACCCTGATAAATGCTCACATCCTCAAGCTCAACAAGCATTTGTCAAGTTGAACAAAGCTTTTAAAGATTTACAAGATCCAGAAAAG CGGAAAGTGCTAGATGAGAAGATTAAACTCAAGGAGGAGCATGAGAAATTTAAG GTGGAGTTGCGAGCAATGCGGGAGGCTGCACAATGGAGAAAGTTACAAG GAATATCCATGGAGGGTGATGATGAGCTATTGGCAGACATGGATGTTAAAGTGGCACCACAAAGAGATGAGTGGATGACAACGCTTCCTCCTGAGAGGAGA CCTGGTGGTATGCCTACACAGTCAACAAAGTTTAGCAGCACCGTTAAAGAAGGACGTGGTGATACTAGTGCATGGACTGATACCCCTTCTGACAGAGCCCAGAAAGCTAAGATGGA TTACTTAGAAGCATATAATGAGGCTGCATCACTTGCTTCAaatgaggagaagaaaatgaaTAGTTCAGATGCAGATTTGGTGGACAGATACAACAAAGAAAAACGATCAAAATCATTGGTACAAAAACACCAAGAGACTGCAAGCCGCCCGAAGAGAAAATCCAAGCAACCGttggagaaggagaagaaggaagaatgGGTGGGAAAACATCCTTGGAAGCCTTGGGACCGTGAAAAGGATTTGACAGGCGGTAGGCAAAGTGTAAAATTGGATTCAGAAAacatggctcaaggtttaacGTCTCGGTTTTCTGCGGGCTCCTTTCAGAGAAACTTCCTTTAG
- the LOC133709809 gene encoding ethanolamine-phosphate cytidylyltransferase-like isoform X2 codes for MRCIRGRSKALQEPSGCFTHHKKRREERREKRRHKASITQRYNLFIVIISKIKSFLDLAHHIHSFIPSSKIFLILIPFCPGFVSPLSKLFDKVGNMEYETNNWIWDGVYNHPHVFGGLMLTAALLGLSTSYFGGISVPQLPYLWSDSGIFHKKKSEKKRIRVYMDGCFDLMHYGHANALRQAKALGDELVVGVVSDEEIIANKGPPVLSMEERLALVSGLKWVDEVIASAPYEITEQFMNRLFNEHRIDYIIHGDDPCLLPDGTDAYALAKKAGRYKQIKRTEGVSSTDIVGRILSSLKETNNTSSHGDPCEESQSKSAQLSQFLPTSRRIVQFSNGKAPGPNARIVYIDGAFDLFHAGHVEILKNARQLGDFLLVGIHNDHTVSEHRGKHPIMHLHERSLGVLGCRYVDEVIIGAPWEITMDMITTFNISLVVRGTVSEYNSSFTGESDPYSVPKSMGIFQVLESPKDITTTSVSQRIIANHDAYLKRNARKTASEKKYYEQKKYVSGD; via the exons atgaGATGTATTAGAGGACGAAGCAAAGCTTTGCAAGAACCTTCGGGTTGTTTCACACACCACAaaaagaggagagaagagagaagagagaagaggaggCACAAAGCTTCTATTACACAAAGGTATAACCTTTTTATTGTTATCATctcaaaaatcaaatctttcttAGATCTGGCTCaccacattcattcattcattccatCCTCAAAAATCTTTCTGATTTTGATTCCATTTTGCCCAG GTTTTGTGTCTCCTCTGAGTAAGTTATTTGATAAAGTAGGCAACATGGAGTATGAGACTAACAACTGGATTTGGGATGGAGTGTATAACCACCCACATGTCTTTGGTGGTCTAATGCTCACGGCTGCCTTGCTCGGCTTGTCCACGAGctattttggtggaatttcGGTTCCTCAGTTGCCTTACCTATGGTCTGATTCGGGGATTTTCCATAAGAAGAAATCTGAGAAGAAGCGCATTCGGGTGTACATGGATGGGTGCTTTGATCTCATGCACTACGGCCATGCCAATGCTCTGAGGCAAGCCAAGGCTCTGGGGGATGAGTTAGTGGTTGGGGTTGTTAGTGACGAAGAGATCATTGCCAATAAAGGTCCCCCTGTTTTATCCATGGAAGAGAG ACTGGCTCTTGTTAGCGGGTTGAAGTGGGTGGATGAAGTCATAGCCAGCGCTCCTTATGAAATCACTGAACAATTCATGAACAGACTCTTCAATGAGCATAGAATTGACTATATCATACATGGCGATGATCCTTGCCTGCTTCCAGATGGAACTGATGCCTATGCCTTGGCAAAGAAAGCTGGCCGCTACAAACAGATCAAACGCACTGAAGGTGTCTCCAGCACCGATATTGTAG GGAGGATACTTTCTTCTTTAAAGGAGACAAATAATACATCTTCACATGGAGACCCTTGTGAAGAAAGTCAATCCAAGAGCGCCCAATTATCTCAATTTCTGCCAACATCCCGACGAATTGTGCAATTCTCCAATGGAAAG gctcCTGGACCAAATGCTCGTATTGTGTACATTGATGGGGCATTTGATCTCTTCCATGCTGGACATGTTGAG ATTCTGAAGAATGCTAGGCAGCTTGGAGACTTTTTACTAGTTGGCATCCACAATGATCACACTGTGAG TGAACACAGAGGCAAGCATCCAATAATGCATTTACATGAACGTAGTCTTGGTGTGTTGGGTTGCCGCTATGTTGATGAGGTCATCATTGGTGCTCCTTGGGAAATTACCATGGATATG ATAACAACTTTCAACATTTCATTGGTAGTGCGTGGGACAGTTTCTGAGTACAACTCCTCGTTTACT GGTGAAAGTGATCCTTATTCTGTTCCCAAGAGCATGGGGATTTTCCAAGTACTTGAAAGCCCAAAAGATATAACAACAACATCAGTATCTCAGAGGATAATTGCAAATCATGATGCTTACTTG AAACGCAACGCCAGGAAAACAGCAAGTGAAAAGAAATACTACGAACAGAAGAAATATGTTTCAGGGGACTAG
- the LOC133709809 gene encoding ethanolamine-phosphate cytidylyltransferase-like isoform X4: protein MEYETNNWIWDGVYNHPHVFGGLMLTAALLGLSTSYFGGISVPQLPYLWSDSGIFHKKKSEKKRIRVYMDGCFDLMHYGHANALRQAKALGDELVVGVVSDEEIIANKGPPVLSMEERLALVSGLKWVDEVIASAPYEITEQFMNRLFNEHRIDYIIHGDDPCLLPDGTDAYALAKKAGRYKQIKRTEGVSSTDIVGRILSSLKETNNTSSHGDPCEESQSKSAQLSQFLPTSRRIVQFSNGKAPGPNARIVYIDGAFDLFHAGHVEILKNARQLGDFLLVGIHNDHTVSEHRGKHPIMHLHERSLGVLGCRYVDEVIIGAPWEITMDMITTFNISLVVRGTVSEYNSSFTGESDPYSVPKSMGIFQVLESPKDITTTSVSQRIIANHDAYLKRNARKTASEKKYYEQKKYVSGD, encoded by the exons ATGGAGTATGAGACTAACAACTGGATTTGGGATGGAGTGTATAACCACCCACATGTCTTTGGTGGTCTAATGCTCACGGCTGCCTTGCTCGGCTTGTCCACGAGctattttggtggaatttcGGTTCCTCAGTTGCCTTACCTATGGTCTGATTCGGGGATTTTCCATAAGAAGAAATCTGAGAAGAAGCGCATTCGGGTGTACATGGATGGGTGCTTTGATCTCATGCACTACGGCCATGCCAATGCTCTGAGGCAAGCCAAGGCTCTGGGGGATGAGTTAGTGGTTGGGGTTGTTAGTGACGAAGAGATCATTGCCAATAAAGGTCCCCCTGTTTTATCCATGGAAGAGAG ACTGGCTCTTGTTAGCGGGTTGAAGTGGGTGGATGAAGTCATAGCCAGCGCTCCTTATGAAATCACTGAACAATTCATGAACAGACTCTTCAATGAGCATAGAATTGACTATATCATACATGGCGATGATCCTTGCCTGCTTCCAGATGGAACTGATGCCTATGCCTTGGCAAAGAAAGCTGGCCGCTACAAACAGATCAAACGCACTGAAGGTGTCTCCAGCACCGATATTGTAG GGAGGATACTTTCTTCTTTAAAGGAGACAAATAATACATCTTCACATGGAGACCCTTGTGAAGAAAGTCAATCCAAGAGCGCCCAATTATCTCAATTTCTGCCAACATCCCGACGAATTGTGCAATTCTCCAATGGAAAG gctcCTGGACCAAATGCTCGTATTGTGTACATTGATGGGGCATTTGATCTCTTCCATGCTGGACATGTTGAG ATTCTGAAGAATGCTAGGCAGCTTGGAGACTTTTTACTAGTTGGCATCCACAATGATCACACTGTGAG TGAACACAGAGGCAAGCATCCAATAATGCATTTACATGAACGTAGTCTTGGTGTGTTGGGTTGCCGCTATGTTGATGAGGTCATCATTGGTGCTCCTTGGGAAATTACCATGGATATG ATAACAACTTTCAACATTTCATTGGTAGTGCGTGGGACAGTTTCTGAGTACAACTCCTCGTTTACT GGTGAAAGTGATCCTTATTCTGTTCCCAAGAGCATGGGGATTTTCCAAGTACTTGAAAGCCCAAAAGATATAACAACAACATCAGTATCTCAGAGGATAATTGCAAATCATGATGCTTACTTG AAACGCAACGCCAGGAAAACAGCAAGTGAAAAGAAATACTACGAACAGAAGAAATATGTTTCAGGGGACTAG
- the LOC133710705 gene encoding serine carboxypeptidase-like 13 yields the protein MDFVLHLVPTMKMMDFLLLLMLAFTSILTSTSAASITTTNITILPGYSGDLPFALESGYIGVGDNEEVQLFYVFVESERAPADDPLLLWFNGGPGCSGLAGLFFESGPVTFKFGNYNGSLPAVLDNPFRWTKDVSMIYIDAPVGAGFSYSKTQSGYVMDDYKYVAQSYEFLQKWLEAHPAYLENMLYIGGDSFSGIIVPMIVQQILDGNENGTLPLMNLKGYVIGNPVTDSFIDANARIPYAHRLTLISDQLYQAAKTSCSGDYVNVDSSNDACISDIDAIDALINDVNTLHVLEPVCSEGTARRYLKDLSEGLLSSATTGPAYWCRSYNHMLAYNWANHQSVQDALGVRRGTKRFWQYCNSTLAYTQEVTSVVSLHQSFTEVGLRALIYSGDHDMTIPHIATQKWINFLNMTLNETWRAWSVDNQTAGYTKKFVNEAFNLTFATIKGGGHIAAEYKVKECSAMIDRWMAQYPPL from the exons ATGGATTTTGTTCTTCATTTGGTACCCACAATGAAAATGATGGATTTTCTTCTATTGTTAATGTTGGCTTTCACTTCGATACTCACTTCAACTTCAGCTGCCAGCATTACTACAACCAACATTACGATTCTACCGGGTTATTCCGGTGACCTTCCTTTTGCCCTGGAATCCGG ATATATCGGTGTAGGTGACAATGAAGAAGTGCAGCTATTTTACGTTTTCGTTGAGTCTGAGAGAGCTCCTGCAGACGATCCTCTGTTGCTATGGTTCAATGGAGGCCCAGGTTGTTCTGGTCTTGCTGGATTATTTTTTGAGAGTG GTCCAGTAACTTTTAAATTTGGAAATTACAATGGGAGCCTACCAGCAGTTCTTGACAATCCATTTCGATGGACAAAG GACGTCAGCATGATATACATAGATGCACCTGTTGGTGCTGGATTCTCCTACTCAAAAACTCAAAGCGGTTATGTTATGGATGACTATAAATATGTTGCACAAAGCTATGAATTTCTGCAGAAG TGGCTGGAGGCACACCCTGCATATTTGGAAAATATGCTCTACATTGGTGGTGATTCCTTCTCTGGCATAATTGTGCCAATGATTGTACAACAAATATTGGATG GTAATGAAAATGGAACTTTGCCTCTAATGAATCTCAAG GGATATGTAATTGGGAACCCAGTAACGGATTCATTCATTGATGCGAATGCAAGAATTCCTTATGCCCATCGGCTAACTCTTATATCAGATCAACTGTATCAG GCGGCGAAAACAAGTTGCAGTGGAGATTACGTAAACGTAGATTCAAGCAATGACGCATGCATTTCAGACATCGATGCTATTGATGCA CTCATAAATGACGTAAATACCTTACACGTCTTGGAACCAGTGTGTAGTGAAGGCACTGCCCGAAGAtatctcaaagatttgtccgaAGGTTTACTAAGTTCAGCAACTACTGGTCCTGCATATTGGTGTAGG AGTTATAATCATATGCTCGCCTACAATTGGGCAAACCACCAAAGTGTTCAAGATGCTCTTGGCGTCCGAAGG GGCACAAAAAGATTTTGGCAATACTGTAATTCAACCCTGGCGTACACTCAAGAAGTCACTAGTGTTGTTAGTCTTCATCAAAGTTTCACGGAGGTTGGCCTACGTGCTCTGATCTACAG TGGTGATCACGACATGACAATTCCTCACATTGCTACACAAAAATGGATAAACTTTCTCAATATGACTCTGAATGAGACCTGGAGGGCATGGTCAGTTGATAACCAAACTgcagg GTACACAAAGAAGTTTGTAAATGAAGCTTTCAATTTGACGTTTGCGACTATAAAG GGAGGAGGCCACATTGCTGCAGAGTACAAGGTCAAAGAATGCTCTGCAATGATTGATAGATGGATGGCTCAGTACCCTCCTCTCTAA